A stretch of DNA from Psychrilyobacter piezotolerans:
ATGGGAGGGTAGTTGCCATAAGAATATTGAGGGAATAAGGCCTTCAAAAAAAATAGTGAGGACGTTTGTTTGCTATACAAAAATTCTTGTTTTCAGTATTAAATACTATGAAATATCCATAAATAAGTAATTATTTGTCAAATTAACAAAGTTAAAAACTTAATAGATACATTGAGTTATCAAGGAAAATTAATTAAAAAAACTATTTACAAATAGGGAGGATTAGCAATGGGAGAAAAGAAAAGTATTATTTTGGCAGGGGGAATTGTAGGAATTATAGCAGTTCTTCTGGTTACACTTGGGAATCCAGCAAATATGGGATTTTGTATCGCTTGTTTTTTAAGGGACATAGCAGGAGGACTGGGACTTCAAAGAGCAGGAGTAGTTCAATATTTAAGGCCTGAAATCATGGGACTGGTACTAGGGTCCTTTTTAATAGCAGTATCTAAAAAGGAATTTGATGTAAGGGGAGGATCATCTCCTATAATTCGTTTTGCTCTGGGTGTCATGGTTATGATTGGAGCACTTATGTTTTTGGGGTGTCCTCTAAGGCTTATCCTCAGACTTGCAGGGGGGGACTTAAATGCTATCCTTGGATTAGTCGGGTTTACAGCTGGAATTTTATGCGGTATCTATTTTTTAAATAAAGGATTTTCCCTTAAAAGAAGTTATAAACTTTTAAAAACAGAGGGAATTATCTTTCCAACAGCCAACTTAGGGTTAATCTACCTGCTTATAACTGCACCGGCCTTTATATTTTTCAGTACCAAGGGTCCGGGAGCCATGCATGCACCAATATTCATAGCTTTAGCTGCGGGATTAATAGTAGGCGGACTGGCACAAAGAACAAGACTTTGTTTAGTGGGAGGAATAAGGGACTATATTTTATTCAAAGATTCCTACCTCCTCTTAGGATTTATATCGATCCTTGCTGTTACATTTATAGGAAATATGATATTCGGCTTCTTTAACCTTGGATTTGCAGGACAGCCTGTTGCCCATGTGGATGGATTGTGGAACTTTTTAGGAATGGTAGTAGTAGGCTGGGGAAGTGTTCTTCTGGGAGGGTGTCCTCTGAGACAGCTTATTCTGGCCGGAGGAGGAAATACCGATTCAGTAGTAACAGTTTTAGGTCTTTTATTTGGAGGAGCTATAGCACATAATTTTGCTTTAGCTGCAAGTCCCAAGGGTCCATCGGTAAATGGACAGATAGCTGTGGTTATTTGTATTTTTATTCTTTTATTAATATCGTATTTTAATTCTGAATTTTTAAAGAAAAAGGTAGGGGTGAAGTAAAGATGGTAACAATAGATGCAAGAGGTTTGTCGTGTCCGATTCCTGTGTTAAAAACTAAACAGGCTGTTAAAAATAAAGAAAAAGATTTGGAAATAATCAGTGACAACAATGCTTCCATGGAAAACATTTTAAAATATTTAAGGGCAGAAGGATATAATTTTGCAGTAACAGAAGTGGAAGATGACTACATAATAAAGGCAAAGGGATAGAATGAAGGGATATATTGCAGTTCTTTTTACTCATTCAGATGCCATTAAATTGTCCAGAGAGTGCAAAAAAAGAAATATAAATCATAAACTAATGCCCGTTCCAAGAAAATTAAGTTCCAACTGTGGAGTATGTGTAAATTTTCATTATGAGGGAGA
This window harbors:
- a CDS encoding DUF3343 domain-containing protein is translated as MKGYIAVLFTHSDAIKLSRECKKRNINHKLMPVPRKLSSNCGVCVNFHYEGDIQDLTFSGVEKFFHVEEENYILVYE
- the yedE gene encoding YedE family putative selenium transporter, giving the protein MGEKKSIILAGGIVGIIAVLLVTLGNPANMGFCIACFLRDIAGGLGLQRAGVVQYLRPEIMGLVLGSFLIAVSKKEFDVRGGSSPIIRFALGVMVMIGALMFLGCPLRLILRLAGGDLNAILGLVGFTAGILCGIYFLNKGFSLKRSYKLLKTEGIIFPTANLGLIYLLITAPAFIFFSTKGPGAMHAPIFIALAAGLIVGGLAQRTRLCLVGGIRDYILFKDSYLLLGFISILAVTFIGNMIFGFFNLGFAGQPVAHVDGLWNFLGMVVVGWGSVLLGGCPLRQLILAGGGNTDSVVTVLGLLFGGAIAHNFALAASPKGPSVNGQIAVVICIFILLLISYFNSEFLKKKVGVK
- a CDS encoding sulfurtransferase TusA family protein, which encodes MVTIDARGLSCPIPVLKTKQAVKNKEKDLEIISDNNASMENILKYLRAEGYNFAVTEVEDDYIIKAKG